Below is a window of Anabas testudineus chromosome 10, fAnaTes1.2, whole genome shotgun sequence DNA.
TCTCTGAATTGTAAGCACTTATGTCTTGCATGCATCTATGTCctcattatttttacacactGCTTCTATACACAATCTGCTCCTAAAATttcttaagaaaaaaaaaaaaaaaaaaaaaaagagaacaaaaaaataaaacccagccTAACAATAAAAgtagaacagaaaaacacagactacTACcttaatacaaataatatttagaAGATGATGTTGATAAGTATTCAGAAGACATACACCttagaaattaatttatttaaattaaatcagccAATTAGATGCCAGTTCTTGTCTGGTAGTAGAGCTCCATTACGCATAATGATTtcctgacaaaataaacaatgaattaGGATTCCACACCAAAACAAAAGTTATAAATCAGTATATAAATCAAATCCTAGCACATGTTTTCATATGTAGTGTTGCAGTGAGGTCACTTGGATGCTTACCTTCTCTAAGGGGTTCAGTGGCTTCTGTTAGCCTGTTCTCCTTGTCGTGTTGGAAAGCTTTGTTGGGATCAAACCTGCGACGAGGAGCACCAGGTAGTTTTGACTTGAGCTGCTCCAGATCACTCTTCTGTCGGCTCACCTGGGAGCGAAGCTTAGACACCTCCTACCCACCCACACAGAGCCAGGGAAAAGAAGGATAAAGTATGAGCGTATGAAGTTGGTGTGGGGGTAGGGAATCATATAGAACATCAGGCATACGGTGGTGTGGTTATGTTTTACCTGTTTCAGGGAAATGTTCTCATCTTTCAGCTTCATCACGTGTTTGATCTTCTGCTTCTGGTTCTGGTGGCCCAGCAGGCGAGCATAAGCGTCAGCCAACTTGTTTAATTCCTCCTGGTTCACCCCGTTCTCATTGAGTAGTGCATTTCGCTCAGCTGCAAATGCATTGAGTTGTTCCTTTGGGGGGGAGACCAGCAGCAACATTAAGAAGGTAAAAACcattacatgtattttaatttaaacaaaacacttagTGGCTAAGCGTGTCTGCTGGTTCATGTTGGGTAGGGTATGTACCGTGTGTTACAGCCACGCTGGCCCTGAAAATACAGTTGGCGAGAGTGGTGAAATTGAATGTCTTAAACTAGTGCTGCAATATAATTGCAATCACAGTGTCAGCCTGTGGGATTATATGACCACAAAAGGCagcaatttaattaaacatgtacACGTGTGAACAATCTTTAGGCAGTGGTGCAGCGTTTCCAATTTAGCTTGTGTGTCGCTAGATTTAGTGACTTTTTAGACCCCTTTAGCAACTTTGACAAAGTGACTTGTGCCAGCTCTAGTAACTTTTTGGCAAGGCATTAAACACTTTGCTTGAAGTAAGACTCAAAAAATTTGTCACCGGCTTTTCTCTCCTGTGGCTCCAACTCACaatctgttctttgtgtgtgaagGAGAGCAGCAAACAAGATGAATTACAAATAAGCCAAAACAACCAATCTTTGTTCCGCATGATTATTCTGATTTTGTCACTACGAACAACAACAGTTACATTTCTCAATCATGGTTTCCCATTGTTAATAGACAAATATTGATTAGTACGACGATCTAGATGATATTAAGATTTCATATGTGTATGTGACTGACCTGGAAGGGCTTGACTTTAGCAAACAGCTCCTCATATTGCTGCCTCCAGTGTTCTGTCTCTGAATCTGGGACACTTGGAAAAAATTAATGATCAATTAAAATCTGTAAATAACAAAGCCTATATAAAACGAGCAGACAAATCTAGTGTCATTCACCTTTTCTCTTGTGCTTCAGTTATTTGTCTTTGGAGTTCCTGATGCTGCTCCTCCATCTCCCAATGCAGTGTAACCTTCTCCTGAGTCAGTATGTCTACCTGCTTCTGAAGAGACagtttgttctgctgttgttctttaacctgctgctgcagggccTGCACCATCTCCtccattattttaatttgagtcTGAAATGTCACACCTTCTTGTTCTACCTGATTAAGGCGGGACTGAAGCTGATTTCTGTCCTGCTCTGCGACATTTAGTTGATTTTCCAGAGCAAGCCTGGACTGATCTACCATTTCTACGTGAGAGAGAAGACTCTTGTTTTCTTCAACTACTCTCATAAGCTCTGCCTGTAATCTGGGCACCTCTGACTTCATCTGCTGGAGGTCTTTCCTTTCAGCCTCCAAAGTTCCCTTTAATTCTTGAAGTGCTGTCTCAATTCTAActcgttcttctctctcttggtTAAGCTGTTCcattatttcctcttttttctgaCTGACCTCCTCTAGCAGTTTCTGGGCCATTTCTTTCTCATGCTGGAGCTGTGAAACACCAAGACCCCTCTGTTCCTCTAGTTGCCCCAGTGCtacttctttctcctttttctgtaACTCTAGTTCCAGCTGTAAGTGGCTTATCAGGGAAGTATGGTTTGTTTCCATGGCCTTCAGTTCCTCGTCCTTTTGTGCAAGGTGAGTCTGCACCTCCAGCAATTTCCTATAACGTCAatgaataatgtaatatataaaaagGTGGGAAAGGGAAAGTTTTTTCAACACAGATTTCAAGTGAAATACAAGCATACTTTGCATTCTCCTCCCTGGCTTTTGCTTCAGCTAACTGCCTCTCCTGGTGCTCCTGCAACAGTTCCTGCATTCTTCTGATCTCCTGCGTTTTCTGATTAACCACATtgtccatctcctccttcaCCTGCTGGGTCATTCTCTCCACCTCCTGTTCCAGGTCTTTTTgcctctcctctgcttccttAAGAGCATCTTTGGTACTAAAAAGCAGTATGTAAAGTTATACATTACTCAGAATTATTTctcacaaacaaatcaaacagacCAATAATGCTTAAAACCCACAAGAAAAAGCTATAGCTTACCTATCCAGTTCTGTGATAATGTCTTCCATCTTGCtcagtgagtttgtgtgtgcctCTTGGAGCTCTCTCATTGCTGCTGAATGCTCCTCTTTCAAAGTTGCCACATCATTGTTGTTACTAAAAACAGAAAGGATACAGGTGTGCTATTACACTGCTAGTATTCAGATAGTACATTCTGACTTACAACTATAACTTGGAACACGTAAAAAACGtgaatgatggaaaaaaaatctaagattATAAATTGTCGGTTTTTGAAGGACATCTATGAGACACGGGGGTGGTGTCAATAAGGATGGACTGTGGGTGTATTTCAGACAGAACACGTCAGGAACGACTGAACTAAACAACGACAATAATCCAGAAAACAACTGACAAATTAATTGATAATGAAATAATTGTTAGCTGTTGCCCTTGTAATTTGCACATCAAATGACTGGCATGCTAAGTTCTAAGTTGGAAAAAGATTTTTGAGTGTCATGcctatttttttcctcatcaatATCTTCCTGCCATCTCTTGCCCTTAAGTGTCTAAGTAAAAACTTCTCCCAAGTACCCTAGTTACCCCCATATTTAAACATGGAGTTGTGAGGCAAATTGAAATTGTTAATAAACAGAAATAGACAGTGACCCCCTGTCCCTGTCTGTCATCTTGTCATGGACAGGCAACCAGTCATTTTTTCCTAATGCTAATGATGGTGCCAGCTACCTTTGACTCTAAATACATAACATGCAGGTAGTGCCAACAAATGCAAAGGTTTTGACCAGGATTTCTTGAATCCAAGTATTTTGGATTGGGTTTACTTGCTCCTTTTTCATCAACgctttttatctgtgtgtttggcCCATGGTTGCTTACGTTTCCAGTAGTGCTCTGGTATCTTTCAGCTGTCTCTCCAGCTCTTCATTTGCCTCCTGCAGGTTCTCCGACATCTCCTGTCTCTTCTGGTCCTGGTCCTCCAGCATGGCAAGCTCTCCCAGcacctcctccatctcctctgttAAGTGTCTCAATTTCTCCTCAGACTCCTCCCTTTCTTGCTTCaccagcacagagagagagtctACAAGCGCCTGCAGAAAATAGGAAAGAGTAAATTAAAACTTAAGTGTCATGACACAGAATTAATCTAAGTCATCTTAGATAGAAAACTTTCTAACCTTTTCTTTGCTCAGTTCCTCAGTAAGTGCAGCATGTTCTTGCTGGAGCTgaatttgtctctttttttcatctcttttagCCTCCTTCAGCAAGCTGAGCTCTGTCTTCAACTCCTGCACTCTCCTCAATCCCTCTTCCTGGGTCTTgcctaaaagaagaaaatacataTATCATGTAACTGTTTTGTAACTTATTattctaattttgtttttgcaatCCATTTTGCAATTAACAATTAAGCAATAGGGTTTTGGTCAACACACATCTCTCTTCCTCGGAGAAAAGACATCGTTGTTCAAGGTGGGCCACTCTCTCATCCAGCTCCTTCTCCGTCCTTCTAAGGACCTCTCTTAGTCTAGCGAGCTCTGCCTCCTGGTGACGCACTGTAGCTTGAGAGTCGTATACTTCTTGGTTGGCCACATTCATTTGCTTCTCCATGTCTATCACTGCCTTCTGTGAAGACTTAAGCTCCTGCTCTTGGCTCTCCAACCTCTTCTCTGCTTCGCATAAAGCATCCTTTGACGCCTGCAGCTCTTGATGGAATTTCAgtgcctcctcctctttttgcCTCAGCACATCTTGAGTCATTTCTAAGTCTGTCATGCAGTGCTCCAGTTTGGTTTCTAGTTGTCTGTGAAGAAATGACAAACGAGTGTCATGTCATACAGTTCAGATGTAGCTTGCATTGCTGATGCATTAGAGGCTTGCTTACTTTACTTTCTCCAACTGAGAACTTGATACAGTCATGTCTTGTGTCTTCTCTTGCAGTTTCAAGCGAAGGTCCTACAAATGCAAAGATAAATCAGGCGTGACTTTCATATAGCTTGACAAAAATCTGAAGAAAGACTTCGATTTTTGTAAGATTTGGACCAAAAGTCCTAGTTTATACCTGAATCTCTTCATTGGCAGTGTCCAGATATCCCTGCACTACTCTGACCTCCTCCTTCAGCTCTCGTATAGAAGCTGGAAACAACACAGAATCATGGATAATTGTATGTACAACTGCTTCAAGAGCTATATTAGGGAGATACGTGTATCTTTATGTACAGGAGTCAGGCTAAGATATAAGCCTGATAggcttaaataaaaatgtgtatttacaatgtgtattttaaaaaagggcATTTTTACGAGTTACGATAAGTGCAAAGGTAAAAGCATACCGTACTCAGAACTCACCATGTAACCTAGCATTTTCATTCTCCAGTTCCCtattctgtgttttcatcacttGGTGGAGATCctctaaaaaagtaaaatgcttGATTACATCAAGTACACGTTAGCAAACAGATTTTTCTCAGCACTATATGTTCAGAAATATTACCCAAATCTTTATTCCTCTCTTTTAGAGCAGATACAGCAGCCCTGGAAGCTTGAAGGTCAGTTTCCATCGCCTTCAGTTGACCATCACTGTTAATCTGCAGGACACTTAACTCCTAGGCccatgccacacacacacacacacacacacacacacacacacacacacacacacacacacacacacacacacacacacacattatataagAACAGGCTAATGCAgctaaaacatatatatatacacacacacacacgttataCTACTTCAGTTTTAACTGAACCAGGAAAAAAAGATcttatttaattgaaatattGGAATAAAGGAATAAGTTTACGCAAATCATACCTTGTTTTTAACATCTAAAGTGTTCCGGGCCTCCATCAATTCCATTGTTAATGAATTGATTCTCTTTTTTGTAGTGTCAGCAGACacctaaagaaagaaaaaaataaataaataaaaggtctGTCACATTTTCCATACAGCCATGCTAAGATAAGAAAGGTTTTAGGCACCTAAGACACATCTCATCTAGGTATATTTAAGACAGGATTtctaaaaacattaaagcaagcACACCTTGCTTTTTAGAAACTCATTGATTTTCTTGAGCTCGGCCCGCTGTCTTTCAAGGGTGGTAACGTTGGCAGCAAGCCCCGTCTTCTCCCTGACTGTGGCCAGCAGCTTGGCCTCAACCTTCTGCATCTCCTCTTCCAGAGCCAGCAAGCGACGGTCCTGCTCTCCTCGCAGCTGGACCAAGGATCGAATCTAAAAGGATGCAAAGCTAAAGTTATGACTTTTGAACACATATTTAACTGTAAACACCGGTTGTACATCACTTTCTCTGATTCTGTGAAACCACTTAtcaaaaaaagacatttataacAGATTCTGGTGAACCGAtcaagtgtttgtttatttaagtgtACCTCTTTCTCCAAgagtttttgctgcttcttctccaCGGTCATGGCATTCCTGTCTTTCTTTACACTTAACCCTTCAGCCTAAATTTTGAGAAGGCATAAACATGGTTCATTTTATGACACAAGATTTAAAGAACTAGCAGGTCTGTTActgaagaaaaaggaaacttaCTAGACCATCAACCGACAAAGTCCTCCGCACAGGGGACACTAAGACACTTCTGGAAGGCGATGGTGGTGGGAGAAGAGCTCCAGCCGCTGGAGACACAGAGCACGAAAGAAAGGGCATAAAAAGTGATATTTCAGAAAAcggtatttgtttgttttctttctttactgcaCTGTGTTTATCGGATTTACCTACCCGCCTTAACAGGTCTGAATCGATCCGATTTGTCGAAGGAAGCAGCTCCCTTCAGTTCTCCAGGTTTAATCTCATAGGACCCCGGTGCAGGGGTGCAAGCTTCGGCCACAATCACAAGTTAGCGAACactgtttagtttctttttttgacATATTTAAACGTCGGCTTTTAGCTTTACTTGATTCCAGTCATTTTAATTAACCTACAGGATACCACACTGGAAAAGCGTAACGTTTGCTTAGCCTAGCTAGCGAGACGTAACGTCTGTCAGCTAACAAGCTACGTAACTACTGTTGAATAGCTCAGGCTAACAACGAGCTACAGAGTATTTCTTATTACTCACCTGCGTGTTCGTTGAATCTTCTCAAGGGGGCTCTTGAGAAAGACATTTCGTACTTCGTAATTCGTACTTAGCTCCCTTTTTCAATGACAACACCGCTGCAGCGCAGCTCCAGATGACACAACAACAAACGCTCCGCCGCTGAAATTTTGAAAAAACGTCATGCGCGCATTTACGTACGTCTGACCAATAGGCGTTCAGTCATGGGTGACGTCATCAGTCCGCAGAACAGCTACATCATTTCTGTGCATGTTAGTatttttaacaatttatttgtatttattagtcAATCAAGTTGTACACAAGctttgaaaagaagaagaaacattttctgATTTCTCCCCACACAGCCAAACAGGCCATGTGTCTTTataataaaagcttttcttttgatttctttttgtgAACAGAGCTAGAAAGTGCCATGCTGTTTAACTGGATACTGCTGCACCATGATTagcttattttaattttttttttcttctagttGAGCTCTTcccacatttattttctgataaAGATGTGCATACACAATGCTGTTAACACACAGAACTTCCTCAACAcaacttcatttttttttttttttcagttaaacattttttatttcatggaAATACAACATAATTTCAAATCCTTTGCAGGACTATTGTTGTACATATTATactcttttctccatttttttttttgtacttgaaAACATGGTCACTTGTACAACAATATCATAAACAAAGCCTCATGTCACAAATGGAGCCATTGATGACAATAAATTACACTTGCCATGCTAAGGTTTCGAGATGATACATTGGTACCTTCATTTTAACTAGATTAACCTTTAAATGAACAAGAAGTCAGAGTTgaataaatatgataaaaagACACTGGAGTTACAAAAGAAACTTTGTTCATtcaaaacagagcagaaaaaagaTCACAGGGTTTGTTTAGGGAGGGTTACTTCTTAATAATTCATCTTCCTTCATATGAAAAAAATAGGGACaatttttgcatattttgaTAACACTGCTAAATCTAAAGCAAAATTCCAACAATAGTAAATACTGACTATATTTAGGAAACTGCCCTTTAATATAACTGATATTTTagttatgatttttttttcctgtttgtgtttcgTAGGTCTTCTCGACCAACATTGTTCAGCCACACTCAAAACAGGTTAATCTAGTACACCACTGTCTTTATACAACCTAGAGGTATTTTCCaaccttgtttgttttgttttttttaactcttgaaaaaga
It encodes the following:
- the hmmr gene encoding hyaluronan mediated motility receptor, which gives rise to MSFSRAPLRRFNEHAACTPAPGSYEIKPGELKGAASFDKSDRFRPVKAAAGALLPPPSPSRSVLVSPVRRTLSVDGLAEGLSVKKDRNAMTVEKKQQKLLEKEIRSLVQLRGEQDRRLLALEEEMQKVEAKLLATVREKTGLAANVTTLERQRAELKKINEFLKSKVSADTTKKRINSLTMELMEARNTLDVKNKELSVLQINSDGQLKAMETDLQASRAAVSALKERNKDLEDLHQVMKTQNRELENENARLHASIRELKEEVRVVQGYLDTANEEIQDLRLKLQEKTQDMTVSSSQLEKVKQLETKLEHCMTDLEMTQDVLRQKEEEALKFHQELQASKDALCEAEKRLESQEQELKSSQKAVIDMEKQMNVANQEVYDSQATVRHQEAELARLREVLRRTEKELDERVAHLEQRCLFSEEERCKTQEEGLRRVQELKTELSLLKEAKRDEKKRQIQLQQEHAALTEELSKEKALVDSLSVLVKQEREESEEKLRHLTEEMEEVLGELAMLEDQDQKRQEMSENLQEANEELERQLKDTRALLETNNNDVATLKEEHSAAMRELQEAHTNSLSKMEDIITELDSTKDALKEAEERQKDLEQEVERMTQQVKEEMDNVVNQKTQEIRRMQELLQEHQERQLAEAKAREENAKKLLEVQTHLAQKDEELKAMETNHTSLISHLQLELELQKKEKEVALGQLEEQRGLGVSQLQHEKEMAQKLLEEVSQKKEEIMEQLNQEREERVRIETALQELKGTLEAERKDLQQMKSEVPRLQAELMRVVEENKSLLSHVEMVDQSRLALENQLNVAEQDRNQLQSRLNQVEQEGVTFQTQIKIMEEMVQALQQQVKEQQQNKLSLQKQVDILTQEKVTLHWEMEEQHQELQRQITEAQEKSVPDSETEHWRQQYEELFAKVKPFQEQLNAFAAERNALLNENGVNQEELNKLADAYARLLGHQNQKQKIKHVMKLKDENISLKQEVSKLRSQVSRQKSDLEQLKSKLPGAPRRRFDPNKAFQHDKENRLTEATEPLREGNHYA